A single window of Gossypium hirsutum isolate 1008001.06 chromosome A10, Gossypium_hirsutum_v2.1, whole genome shotgun sequence DNA harbors:
- the LOC107897638 gene encoding 50S ribosomal protein L33 isoform X2, producing the protein MRDMMVWCGGLYVLSLDLFVAHEMGDKKKKTFMFIRLVSAAGTGFFYVKRKSAKKVAEKLEFRKYDPRVNRHVLFTEQKMK; encoded by the exons GCGGGATATGATGGTGTGGTGTGGAGGGCTTTATGTGTTATCATTGGACCTCTTTGTTGCTCATG AGATGGGCGACAAGAAGAAAAAGACTTTTATGTTTATCCGTCTTGTCTCGGCTGCTGGGACTGGATTCTTCTACGTGAAGAGGAAAAGTGCTAAGAAAGTGGCTGAGAAACTCGAGTTCCGCAAGTATGATCCCCGGGTAAATCGCCATGTTCTTTTTACAGAGcaaaaaatgaaataa